The Treponema medium genome has a window encoding:
- a CDS encoding aminopeptidase C — protein sequence MNISPELLKKFESDYRADPSNAIIAGAVAKSGIEDASFNYDVRRRHNFCFSHETERGEITNQKKSGRCWMFASLNAARVEIMKKLNLETFELSQNYTLFWDKLEKSNYFFESILETLDEPLEGRLLAHLLANPIQDGGQWDMFSGILQKYGAVPKDVMPETFHSSDTRFFVAELTHRLRKYAQLLRDGHKAGKSITELRTDKETYLSYVYSFLVKALGEPPRVFDFECRDKDKKFHKAEQITPQQFFKEYVGWDLNNKISLINAPTADKPYGRAYTVKFLGTVKEAEPIHYINVPIEVLKMAAIESIKAGKPVWFGCDMGPYICRPEGIMDTEVYLYDKTLGELPEFTKAERLDYGDSLLTHAMVLTGVDLDKSGKPIKWQVENSWGDESGKKGMFSMSDAWFDEYTYQIMVEKTFVEQKWLDALKQPLVQLEPWDPMGALARI from the coding sequence ATGAATATTTCACCTGAACTTTTAAAAAAGTTTGAAAGTGACTATCGTGCAGACCCGTCGAATGCGATTATTGCAGGGGCTGTCGCCAAGAGCGGTATCGAGGACGCATCATTTAACTATGATGTCCGCCGCCGCCACAATTTTTGCTTTTCTCACGAAACGGAGCGCGGAGAAATTACCAATCAAAAGAAGAGCGGCCGCTGCTGGATGTTTGCTTCGTTGAATGCCGCCCGTGTAGAAATAATGAAAAAGCTTAACTTGGAAACCTTTGAGCTTTCCCAGAACTACACGCTGTTTTGGGATAAACTCGAAAAATCCAATTACTTTTTTGAAAGCATTTTGGAAACCCTTGACGAACCGCTTGAAGGACGGCTGCTCGCGCATTTGCTGGCTAATCCTATTCAGGACGGCGGGCAGTGGGATATGTTTTCCGGTATTCTGCAAAAATACGGCGCTGTGCCTAAGGATGTGATGCCCGAAACCTTCCACTCTTCCGATACGCGCTTCTTTGTTGCCGAATTAACCCATCGCCTCCGCAAATATGCGCAGCTGTTGCGGGACGGGCACAAGGCAGGAAAGTCTATCACAGAGCTTCGCACAGACAAAGAAACCTATCTTTCGTATGTATACAGCTTTCTGGTTAAGGCGCTCGGTGAACCTCCCCGCGTATTCGACTTTGAATGCCGCGATAAGGATAAGAAATTTCACAAAGCAGAGCAGATTACCCCGCAGCAGTTCTTTAAAGAGTATGTCGGCTGGGATTTAAACAATAAAATCAGCTTAATCAATGCGCCGACGGCGGATAAGCCTTACGGCAGAGCTTACACGGTAAAATTCCTCGGTACCGTGAAAGAAGCTGAGCCTATTCACTACATCAATGTGCCGATCGAAGTACTTAAAATGGCGGCTATTGAATCGATTAAGGCGGGTAAGCCGGTCTGGTTCGGCTGCGATATGGGGCCGTATATCTGCCGCCCCGAAGGCATTATGGATACCGAAGTATACCTCTACGATAAAACGCTCGGCGAACTGCCTGAGTTCACCAAAGCGGAACGGCTCGATTACGGCGATAGCCTGCTTACTCACGCAATGGTGTTGACCGGTGTCGATCTGGATAAATCAGGGAAGCCGATTAAATGGCAGGTAGAAAATTCGTGGGGCGACGAATCAGGCAAAAAGGGAATGTTCTCGATGTCCGATGCGTGGTTCGATGAGTATACCTATCAGATTATGGTAGAAAAGACCTTTGTTGAGCAAAAATGGCTCGATGCTTTAAAACAGCCGCTCGTACAGCTTGAGCCGTGGGATCCGATGGGCGCGCTGGCACGGATATAG
- a CDS encoding septum formation initiator family protein gives MCFGSRGFFACQQLRRQREALVQHVQLLSDIGEDLSIRIANLSSDPQTIAVYAHELGYVQKNERLIKLMNFSGTVERTEDAGVVYLIEAPRYLPDAVCKTIAVSISIIVIMCEMIVSRKNAYSKKSS, from the coding sequence ATGTGCTTTGGGTCGCGCGGTTTTTTTGCGTGTCAGCAGTTAAGACGGCAGCGTGAGGCTCTTGTACAGCATGTGCAGCTTTTGTCTGATATCGGGGAAGATTTGAGTATTCGTATTGCGAATTTGTCCTCAGATCCTCAGACCATTGCTGTGTATGCCCATGAATTAGGCTATGTCCAAAAAAATGAACGGCTTATCAAGCTGATGAATTTTTCCGGTACAGTGGAACGCACTGAAGATGCCGGTGTCGTATACCTGATTGAAGCGCCCCGCTATTTGCCGGACGCTGTCTGCAAAACGATTGCCGTTTCTATAAGTATTATCGTTATTATGTGTGAGATGATTGTGAGCAGAAAAAATGCGTATTCAAAAAAAAGCTCCTAA
- the topA gene encoding type I DNA topoisomerase yields the protein MAKKNATKTKKTNLIIVESPAKAKTIEKYLGSGYTVKASMGHLIDLPKSRIAIDIEHGFQPEYITVRGRAKLLKELQQDAKNAKNVFLASDNDREGEAIAYHLCNAIREKCEDVPINRIVFNEITPQAIKTAVQNPMNIDEAKVNAQKARRVLDRLVGYNLSPLLWQKVKNGLSAGRVQSVALRLICEREAEVESFIPEEFWTLEGAFKKGKTAFNAQLALYKGEKPTLKNEREVQAIIDVLHGKEATITDVKSTQKTIHPKPPFTTSTMQQTAANRLGFTSRKTMQIAQQLYEGIAVGSSRVGLITYMRTDSVRISDVALAEVRKWIGEQYPAFLPEKPNFYSVGAKAQDAHEGIRPTYCNYTPDYLKDYLNRDQLRLYTLIWERFTASQMTGAKTETLSYEISAGDAVFRTASTKVTDKGFYAVLNLLLSKEEKGKTLPALKTGDILTVDSLTPEQHFTQGPARYTDASIVKMLEQKGIGRPSTYAPIISVLLDRYYVNRSNKQLVPTQLGRIINDLLVANFNDVIDVNFTAGMEQKLDEIEEHNADWSKIIGSFYTPFITQVDSVMAHLGSLKGSLDEPTNFTCEKCGKRMMKKLGRFGFFLACEGFPECRNTKSIPLAKCPRPGCGGDIVSRRAKGRGKEFFGCTNFPKCNFISHFKPINAACPKCGWFMVEKYDKKNGSYKACVNPDCDYLHSVVEGVEDQDID from the coding sequence ATGGCGAAAAAAAACGCAACAAAAACAAAAAAAACAAACTTAATTATCGTAGAGTCTCCGGCAAAAGCAAAAACGATCGAAAAGTATTTAGGCAGCGGCTATACGGTTAAAGCTTCGATGGGACATCTGATCGATCTACCGAAGTCGCGTATCGCAATTGATATCGAACATGGATTTCAACCCGAATATATAACCGTACGCGGCAGAGCTAAACTTTTAAAAGAGCTGCAGCAAGACGCAAAAAATGCTAAGAATGTCTTCCTCGCAAGTGATAATGACCGCGAAGGGGAAGCTATCGCCTATCATCTATGCAATGCAATACGGGAAAAATGCGAAGATGTACCGATAAACCGTATCGTCTTTAACGAGATCACGCCGCAGGCAATTAAAACAGCCGTGCAGAATCCTATGAATATCGATGAGGCAAAGGTCAATGCGCAAAAAGCCCGCCGTGTACTCGATCGACTTGTCGGCTATAACCTTTCTCCGCTACTCTGGCAAAAAGTAAAGAACGGACTTTCCGCGGGGCGCGTACAATCGGTTGCGCTGCGCCTTATCTGCGAACGGGAAGCGGAGGTAGAAAGTTTTATCCCCGAAGAATTTTGGACACTTGAAGGCGCCTTTAAAAAAGGAAAAACCGCCTTTAACGCCCAACTCGCTTTATATAAAGGAGAAAAACCGACGCTTAAAAACGAACGGGAGGTTCAGGCGATTATCGATGTGTTGCACGGAAAAGAAGCAACGATTACCGATGTCAAAAGCACGCAAAAGACCATCCATCCGAAGCCTCCGTTTACAACCTCCACGATGCAGCAAACGGCAGCAAACAGGCTCGGCTTTACTTCCCGTAAAACGATGCAGATTGCTCAACAGTTGTACGAAGGTATCGCCGTCGGCTCAAGCCGCGTCGGTTTAATCACCTATATGCGTACCGACTCTGTGCGAATCTCCGATGTTGCCCTTGCGGAAGTGCGTAAGTGGATCGGCGAGCAATATCCTGCTTTCTTACCGGAAAAACCCAATTTCTACAGCGTCGGAGCAAAAGCTCAAGATGCCCACGAAGGTATCCGCCCCACGTACTGTAACTATACACCCGATTATCTGAAAGACTACCTCAACCGCGACCAGCTGCGCCTCTATACCCTTATCTGGGAACGCTTTACCGCGAGCCAGATGACCGGCGCAAAGACTGAAACGCTCAGCTATGAGATTTCCGCAGGAGATGCAGTCTTTAGAACGGCTTCTACCAAGGTAACGGACAAAGGATTCTATGCAGTGCTCAATCTGCTCCTTTCAAAAGAAGAAAAAGGTAAAACGTTACCGGCGTTAAAAACCGGCGATATTCTGACGGTAGACAGTTTGACACCCGAACAGCACTTTACGCAGGGACCTGCCCGCTATACCGATGCAAGTATCGTTAAGATGTTGGAACAAAAAGGCATCGGACGCCCATCCACGTATGCGCCGATTATTTCGGTACTGCTCGACCGCTACTACGTCAACCGCTCCAATAAGCAACTCGTTCCTACCCAGCTCGGCAGAATAATCAATGATCTGCTAGTCGCAAACTTCAACGATGTGATCGACGTCAATTTTACCGCCGGTATGGAACAAAAACTGGACGAAATAGAAGAACACAATGCCGACTGGTCAAAAATTATCGGCTCCTTTTACACCCCATTCATCACACAGGTGGATTCGGTGATGGCGCATTTAGGCAGTTTGAAAGGAAGCCTCGATGAGCCGACAAACTTCACGTGCGAAAAATGCGGCAAAAGAATGATGAAAAAGCTCGGCCGTTTCGGTTTTTTCTTGGCGTGCGAGGGTTTCCCGGAATGTCGTAATACCAAATCTATCCCATTGGCAAAATGTCCGCGTCCCGGATGCGGTGGGGACATTGTATCCCGGCGGGCGAAAGGGCGAGGCAAAGAATTCTTCGGCTGCACCAACTTTCCAAAGTGCAATTTTATCTCTCATTTTAAGCCTATCAACGCAGCGTGCCCCAAATGCGGCTGGTTTATGGTTGAAAAATACGATAAAAAGAACGGAAGCTACAAAGCCTGTGTAAACCCCGATTGCGATTACCTGCATAGCGTCGTCGAAGGCGTAGAAGATCAGGATATCGACTAG
- the dprA gene encoding DNA-processing protein DprA codes for MNTKTDSERRKLYIALSYCSFLKGSERLLLARTLDTLQALTVSSIDTLSRLIQRTLRTRSYKPEQLPQAVEKAESLMKYCRINITFYDDSDFPPLLREIPDAPFLLYYRGVLPKTDTPAAAIVGTRRPTGNGIKAALQLGTECGHAGIPVISGLARGIDTFAHRGALEGGGLTTAVLACGLDRLYPQSNARLAGRILETGGCILSEYAPGEPPLAYRFPQRNRIISGLARATVVVEAPVKSGALITADFALEQGRDVCVYGGLQDSVQNAGCKKLAEDGAIPVEHASDLLREWAHPTLQYLQREQQIQLPLFEKGAP; via the coding sequence ATGAATACAAAAACCGATTCCGAACGGCGGAAACTCTACATTGCGCTCTCTTATTGCTCTTTTCTAAAGGGCAGCGAGCGCCTTTTACTTGCCCGCACGCTTGACACTTTGCAAGCACTTACAGTAAGTTCAATAGATACGCTGAGCAGGCTGATACAGCGGACACTCCGCACACGCAGTTATAAGCCCGAACAACTGCCGCAAGCAGTGGAAAAAGCTGAATCGCTGATGAAGTATTGCCGAATCAACATAACGTTCTACGATGATTCCGACTTTCCTCCCCTGCTGCGGGAAATTCCCGATGCGCCTTTTTTACTGTACTACCGCGGCGTTTTACCGAAGACAGATACGCCCGCAGCAGCGATTGTCGGCACACGCCGACCGACAGGGAACGGTATTAAGGCTGCGCTGCAGCTAGGTACCGAATGCGGACACGCCGGTATCCCCGTTATTTCGGGACTGGCACGCGGCATCGACACCTTCGCGCACCGAGGAGCTTTGGAGGGCGGAGGTCTGACAACTGCTGTGCTCGCCTGCGGGCTTGACCGGTTATACCCGCAGAGCAACGCACGGCTCGCAGGTCGGATACTAGAAACCGGTGGCTGCATCCTCAGCGAATATGCACCCGGAGAACCGCCGCTCGCCTATCGCTTTCCCCAGCGAAACCGGATCATTTCGGGATTAGCCCGCGCAACCGTTGTCGTCGAAGCGCCGGTAAAATCGGGAGCGCTCATTACTGCGGATTTTGCCCTTGAGCAAGGACGCGATGTATGCGTATACGGCGGACTGCAGGATTCCGTGCAAAATGCCGGCTGCAAAAAGCTGGCTGAAGACGGTGCAATTCCGGTGGAACACGCCAGCGACCTTTTACGTGAATGGGCGCATCCGACTTTGCAGTATTTACAGAGAGAACAACAGATACAACTACCTTTGTTTGAGAAAGGAGCACCATAA
- a CDS encoding L-threonylcarbamoyladenylate synthase, with product MRIQKKAPNSVSVAAAELKQGNVIVIPTDTIYGFSGLIGKTAEVIARIKGREEDKPFIALIAEPSDIYRYTDLKIPEHILNLWPAPLTLIVPLKGQGTQAFRCPADEWLRNVVAAAGDAVYSTSVNRSGTPPLTDIEVICREFEHSVSLIVDDGNLEGLPSTLVDLSSGTPRILRQGAVVID from the coding sequence ATGCGTATTCAAAAAAAAGCTCCTAATTCAGTTTCTGTTGCAGCTGCAGAGCTTAAACAGGGTAATGTTATTGTTATTCCGACGGATACGATTTATGGTTTTTCCGGCTTAATCGGCAAGACTGCCGAAGTAATTGCTCGCATTAAAGGAAGGGAAGAAGATAAGCCGTTTATCGCCCTTATCGCCGAGCCTTCGGATATTTATCGCTACACCGATTTAAAAATTCCGGAGCATATTTTGAACTTGTGGCCTGCGCCGTTAACGCTGATCGTGCCGTTGAAAGGGCAGGGGACGCAGGCATTTCGCTGTCCCGCAGATGAGTGGCTGCGAAATGTCGTTGCTGCAGCGGGGGATGCAGTGTATTCGACGAGCGTTAACCGTTCGGGAACCCCGCCCCTCACCGATATAGAAGTCATTTGTCGCGAATTTGAACATTCCGTTTCGTTAATTGTCGATGACGGTAATCTTGAGGGGCTGCCTTCTACTCTCGTGGATTTAAGTTCCGGCACTCCCCGCATACTTCGCCAAGGCGCTGTTGTTATTGATTAA
- a CDS encoding tyrosine-type recombinase/integrase produces the protein MDTVFEDYLAYSAGVRHFSEKTIEAYRNDLKLFSDWLADNELSFTEVTKTQVRTFVADLGNRHFAPASINRTLSCVRGLYRYALQKGLCTINPAAVVRNLKQPDKLPRFLFPDEAERFCEFPKEAGILWYARDAAIFSSLYSTGCRAAELQGLKITDLKGDCSWAIVQGKGSKERKVFFADFAREAVQQYLTERAELIAYLKEQDGLKTAVAEDALFLNCRGGALTTQGIRYIINRYTALLPNYKKLTPHAFRHSFASMFITRGADIRVVQELLGHSNIATTQRYTHITAVQLQELYHKAHPHG, from the coding sequence ATGGATACGGTCTTTGAAGACTACCTCGCCTACAGCGCAGGCGTGCGGCATTTTTCCGAAAAAACCATTGAAGCGTACCGAAACGACCTCAAGCTTTTTTCCGATTGGCTTGCGGACAATGAGCTGTCCTTTACCGAGGTTACGAAAACGCAGGTACGAACCTTCGTCGCAGACCTCGGCAACCGGCATTTTGCACCGGCAAGCATCAACCGTACCCTCTCCTGTGTACGAGGATTGTACCGCTATGCCCTGCAGAAAGGGCTCTGCACAATAAACCCCGCCGCAGTTGTCCGCAACCTCAAACAGCCGGATAAGCTGCCCCGCTTCCTCTTTCCTGATGAAGCGGAACGCTTCTGTGAATTTCCCAAAGAAGCGGGCATTTTATGGTACGCCCGCGATGCAGCGATCTTTTCGTCGCTCTACTCTACCGGTTGCCGCGCGGCGGAGCTGCAAGGGCTCAAAATAACGGATTTAAAAGGAGATTGCAGCTGGGCAATCGTACAAGGAAAAGGAAGCAAAGAACGCAAGGTGTTCTTTGCGGACTTTGCACGGGAAGCGGTGCAGCAGTATTTGACCGAGCGTGCGGAATTGATTGCTTACCTAAAAGAACAAGACGGCTTAAAAACTGCGGTTGCGGAAGACGCGCTTTTTTTAAACTGCCGCGGCGGCGCGCTTACAACGCAGGGCATCCGATATATCATCAACCGGTACACCGCCCTCCTCCCGAACTATAAAAAACTGACGCCGCACGCCTTCCGGCACAGCTTTGCCTCGATGTTCATCACGCGCGGAGCGGATATACGGGTCGTACAGGAACTGTTGGGGCACAGCAATATCGCAACCACTCAACGGTACACGCACATCACGGCAGTCCAACTCCAAGAGCTGTACCACAAAGCCCATCCGCACGGCTAG
- a CDS encoding class I SAM-dependent DNA methyltransferase has product MDTVFFDSKAEQWDAHRTRVLRAEEIYKKIIAEIGVQSCNKVLDFGCGTGLLGFHFIDRVAEVSFADISAGMLEQVRKKAAMLRSGNIKTIDLTEHTVTEMYDIIVSLLALHHVEDVEKTVCHLASRVAEGGYLCLSDLDLEDGSFHYPDAAPHNGIDRNAVLNAARKSGMYIICNKTVYTAQKIIDGTVKTYPIFLIIGKRDANRI; this is encoded by the coding sequence ATGGATACGGTATTTTTCGATTCAAAAGCGGAACAATGGGATGCACACCGCACGCGCGTATTGAGAGCGGAAGAGATATATAAAAAAATCATCGCTGAGATAGGCGTTCAGTCTTGCAACAAGGTGCTTGATTTCGGCTGTGGGACGGGCTTGCTCGGATTTCATTTTATCGATCGCGTAGCTGAAGTATCGTTTGCCGATATCTCTGCCGGTATGCTGGAACAGGTACGCAAAAAAGCTGCAATGCTTCGGAGTGGCAATATAAAGACCATCGATTTAACGGAGCATACTGTTACGGAAATGTACGATATTATCGTTTCCCTGTTGGCGCTTCATCATGTTGAAGATGTAGAAAAAACGGTTTGCCATTTGGCTTCTCGTGTTGCCGAAGGCGGATACCTCTGTCTTTCGGATCTTGATCTTGAAGACGGGAGTTTCCATTACCCTGATGCTGCACCCCATAACGGCATAGACCGGAATGCAGTTCTGAATGCTGCCCGTAAGAGTGGTATGTATATTATTTGTAACAAAACGGTATATACTGCGCAAAAGATTATCGATGGCACTGTAAAAACATATCCTATTTTTTTAATCATCGGGAAGCGGGATGCTAACCGCATATAA
- a CDS encoding cation:proton antiporter produces MSAKEIPIEEIALQIILSVGIIVIAAKYLGLLAKKINIPQVAGEIVAGLLLRYLPFFRNFGGVEPNIIYAGTNQFIEYMSEIGVILIMFSAGLGTNLKSLVKSGVKSTVIAACGVIVPLVLGTAMALGFWGFDGFGTPVFYQALFIGTILTATSVSITVVALKELGKINSEVGQTIISAAIIDDVFGIIVLTVVLGASSGTGDYLGLMIKTAAFFAASLVVGYLIYRIFKWYDNRHPHTHRIPIYGLGVALIFAYCTERFFGIADITGAYVAGVVFCNLHDASYMEQKIDINSYMFFSPLFFTAIGLKTDLSGLNMSLIWFSIAFVLVGCIAKIIGCGGSALALGFKRQESLQIGLGMMVRGEVALIVAQKGLAVGMVKAEYFAPVILLIIVSSMIVPILLGKAFSEKNLPPAGTPAI; encoded by the coding sequence ATGTCTGCTAAGGAAATACCGATTGAAGAAATCGCTCTGCAAATTATCCTTTCCGTCGGAATTATCGTTATCGCTGCAAAATATCTCGGTCTTTTGGCTAAAAAAATCAATATTCCGCAGGTTGCCGGAGAAATTGTTGCGGGGCTTTTATTGCGGTATCTGCCTTTTTTCCGTAATTTTGGTGGAGTCGAACCGAATATTATTTACGCTGGAACCAACCAATTTATCGAGTATATGTCTGAAATCGGTGTTATTCTAATTATGTTCTCAGCCGGATTAGGTACTAATTTAAAATCGCTGGTTAAATCCGGTGTAAAATCCACCGTGATTGCTGCCTGTGGTGTTATAGTACCATTGGTTTTAGGCACGGCTATGGCATTGGGCTTTTGGGGTTTTGACGGTTTCGGGACGCCTGTATTTTATCAAGCGCTGTTCATCGGTACTATTTTAACGGCAACTTCGGTCAGTATTACCGTTGTTGCATTGAAAGAACTGGGCAAGATAAATTCGGAAGTCGGGCAAACAATTATCAGCGCTGCAATCATTGATGATGTCTTCGGTATTATTGTATTAACAGTTGTACTCGGCGCAAGTTCCGGTACGGGCGATTACCTCGGACTGATGATAAAAACGGCAGCATTCTTTGCCGCTTCGTTGGTCGTGGGATACCTTATTTACCGAATTTTTAAATGGTATGATAATAGGCATCCGCATACCCACCGTATCCCGATTTACGGGTTGGGAGTTGCGTTGATTTTTGCCTATTGTACAGAACGCTTCTTCGGTATCGCCGATATTACCGGTGCGTATGTCGCAGGGGTTGTATTTTGCAACTTGCATGATGCCTCCTATATGGAACAAAAAATAGACATCAATTCGTATATGTTTTTTAGTCCTCTCTTTTTTACCGCTATCGGACTTAAAACGGACTTAAGCGGACTGAATATGAGCTTAATATGGTTTTCGATAGCTTTTGTGCTTGTCGGCTGTATCGCAAAAATCATCGGCTGCGGTGGTTCGGCACTGGCTTTGGGCTTTAAGCGACAGGAATCGCTCCAGATAGGGCTGGGAATGATGGTGCGCGGAGAAGTTGCCCTCATCGTAGCGCAAAAAGGACTTGCCGTCGGTATGGTGAAGGCTGAATATTTTGCACCGGTTATTTTACTGATCATTGTTTCTTCTATGATTGTGCCTATTTTACTCGGAAAAGCATTTTCGGAAAAAAATCTGCCCCCTGCAGGGACACCCGCCATATAG
- a CDS encoding tetratricopeptide repeat protein, whose translation MKSKKVPYIGLLCSVLFLCVACKDNAFIRRMQDMEMGVKNPSSIEELESAIKKYQGKVNDILTMEQRVGIWYKILGRRYMDKKMYKKAIDSFRNALEYFPENQHVFYQIGVCAAIIAKSTLDYPNMSLGERQAYFDLSVSAYKRAVELDPTYTRAVYALSVLYVFELNRPEDAITIMEPVAAREKKPLDSLFILGRAYYMTGQYEKAIAAYDRIIKTSGSAEQRADAERNKAFVENARR comes from the coding sequence ATGAAATCAAAAAAAGTTCCGTATATTGGGCTATTGTGTTCCGTTCTTTTCCTCTGTGTTGCCTGTAAGGATAATGCCTTTATTCGACGGATGCAGGATATGGAGATGGGCGTTAAAAATCCGTCTTCCATAGAAGAGTTGGAATCGGCCATAAAAAAATATCAAGGAAAGGTTAATGATATCTTGACTATGGAGCAGCGGGTTGGCATCTGGTATAAAATCCTCGGTCGCCGGTATATGGACAAAAAGATGTATAAAAAAGCAATCGATTCCTTCCGCAACGCATTGGAATACTTTCCGGAAAATCAGCATGTGTTTTATCAAATTGGCGTATGCGCTGCTATTATCGCAAAAAGCACCCTCGATTACCCCAATATGAGCCTCGGCGAACGGCAAGCATATTTCGACCTGTCGGTTTCCGCCTATAAGCGCGCGGTAGAACTTGACCCCACCTATACGCGGGCAGTGTATGCACTGTCCGTTCTCTATGTATTTGAATTGAACCGACCGGAGGATGCCATTACGATTATGGAACCGGTTGCCGCCCGCGAAAAAAAACCGCTTGACTCCTTATTCATACTCGGGCGCGCTTATTACATGACCGGTCAATACGAAAAAGCAATTGCCGCCTACGACCGTATTATCAAAACAAGCGGAAGCGCCGAACAGCGCGCCGATGCCGAACGCAACAAAGCTTTCGTAGAAAATGCACGGCGCTAA